TTTCTGTGGTTTGCCACGCAGTCGATTTTAAAACTGAATATTCCCCAGCATCAGGCCTGGATGATACGAGCCTATGCCCTGGGCCTGGGTGCCGGAACGCAGGTTCTCACTCACATTCCCTGGTTTCTTCTGCCGGACATGCAATCGGAACTCTTCAGGACACTGAGCATGGGAGCCGGCTGGGGCCTTAACATGATCGTGGCCGAAGTTATCATCAGGTGGCCTTCTTTGCAGGCGTCGCGCAAATATCCCGCAAGCATCCTCGAAGCCAGCGGTGGGCAGGGTCAGCGTGAAGCCGTGGATGCCAGAGCATCGAAACGGTAATATCCGGCACCGCAACAGGTAAAGGAAAACTGTGGACGCCCATCCTAAGGTTTCTCGTGTGACGCTCGGGCACGCTGGCAATCAATTCGGTGCCGCGCACCAGAGCGACAGCCGCCGAAAAACCGGTCACGATCGTGGTTATGTTCCGTTCAAGACCCAGCATTTTTAAGGCATCATCCATCTGCCCTCGATCCGTGCCCCGCCTTGAAACAAAGATGTGCTGACCCGAAGCAAAGCGAACCGGCGTCATGGCCCCCTTGCTCAACGGATGTCCCAACCTCACAACTCCCACAAAGGAGTCACGGAAAAGAGCCTGCGTGTGAAGCTCAGGGCCGATGGTCTTGTCCACCACACCTGTTTCCAGATCCACAGTCCCATCGCGCAAAGGGGCAATTTCCTTATCGGGCTTCAAGAGAAAACGAAGTTTGACGCCAGGAGCCTCTTTATTCACCCGCGAAATAAGCTCAGGTCCGAAATTTTCAATGAAGCCATCCCCCGTCCGCAGGGTGAATGTTCGCTGCAGCTTCATAAGATTAAGTTTCTCGGCGGGACGCAGAACAGCTTCCGTATCCACAACAAGCTGGCTCACCCGCTCCCGCAGCTCCAGCGCCCGAGGCGTGGGAACCAGACCACGTCCAGCCCTGACCAGCAAGGGATCGCCCGTCGTCTCGCGCAACCTTGCCAGCGCCCGACTCATCGCGGAAGGGCTCAGCCTCAAACGTTGCGCTGCGCGCGCAACATTACCTTCGGCGAGCAGCACATCAAGGGTCACCAGCAGATTCAAATCAGGCCTCGCCACGCTTTCATCCTCGCCATCCAAGGGGCCTTCCTGTTCGCCATCCAGGCGTGGCAACACAGCCCCTGCGTTTTACGCAAGCTTAGGTCAACGGCCTTTTTTTCGCAAGAGACTGAGATTCCTGATCTCCTGATACATGTCAACACGGGATATTTGCGTGACATGGCGTCACATGCACGAATAAAGTGTAACCCATGCGCCTTCCGCCATGGCTCTGATGCACCGATAATGCCTTCTGAATCAGCCGTGAGGCTACGGAGGAAACCATGGAAACAAGATCAGCACAAACCCAAGAACCCTCAACCTACTGGCCGCTTGCCACACTATCGCTCAGCATGCTCATGCCCTCTCTTGAAACAAGCATTGCCAATGCAGGTCTCCCCACCCTGGCTCAAGCTTTTGATGCAAGCTTTCAGGAAGTCCAATGGGTCGTTCTCTCCTATCTTCTTGTGATCACAACCATGATCGTGTCCGTCGGTCGTTTCGGGGACATCATTGGACGCCGTCGCTTGCTCTTGAGTGGCGTCCTGCTCTTCACGCTGGCGTCGCTCCTCTGCGGATGGGCTCCTTCGCTTTGGATATTGGTGGCAGCCCGCGCCGCTCAGGGTCTTGGTGCTGCCACCATGATGGCTCTTACACTGGCCATGGTGGGAGGAACAGTTTCCAAAGAAAAGACCGGGAGTGCCATGGGACTTTTGGGAACGATGTCCGCCCTCGGCACCACCCTTGGTCCATCATTAGGCGGTATTCTGATCACGGAATTCGGCTGGCATACGATCTTTCTCATCAACGTTCCGCTCGGACTTCTGAACTTTTTCCTTATCATGCGTTATCTGCCTCGTGATCGTAAGCAGCCCCAAGCAGCTGCCGCCGGCTTCGACATCGCAGGAATGCTGATCCTCGCCGCAACCCTTGCTGCTTATTCCCTTGCGATGACCATCGGGCACGGCCGACTCGATCCTTTGAACCTGACTCTTCTCGGGCTGGCTTTTCTGGGCGCCCTGCTTTTTGTGTTCCACGAATTAAAGACAGCCTCACCCCTGATTCAGTTCACGATGTTTCAGGATTCCAGCTTAAGCGCAGGGCTTGCCATGAGTGGTTTGGTCGCAACCGTGATGATGACCACTCTGGTCGTGGGCCCTTTCTATCTTTCATCAGCCCTTGGTCTCAAGCCTGCCTGGGTGGGCTTCGCACTCTCAACGGGTCCGCTTGTGGCGGCGGTTACAGGACTGCCGGCTGGTCGCATTGTGGATGCCTGGGGGACACGGCGCATGACTCTTCTGGGACTGGGTGGAATGGCAGCGGGAGCGTTTCTACTCTCGCTTTTGCCTCAGGCCTTCGGAATTGCAGGATATCTCGTACCCATCGCAATGATGACAAGCAGCTATGCATTATTTCAAGCCGCGAATAACACGCAAATCATGACAGGCATTCGTCCCGAGCGGCGCGGGGTGATATCCGGATTGCTTAGCCTCTCGCGAAATCTGGGACTGATCACAGGAGCATCTGCCATGGGAGCGATTTTTGCGGCGGCCTCGCAGGCCACGGAACTCACGCGAGCCGATCCTGAAGCTGTGGCTCAAGGCATGCACTTCACCTTCGCTGTCGCCGGCGGCCTCATTGTCCTCGCGCTGGGAATTGCCACAGTCAGTCGCCGATTCTCGCAGAATCGCTTGTCAAATGCATGAAAGGGACACGCTATGTTGGGTTGGAAGGGTTCAGCCATTAGACTCATGCTTCTGGGATCACCGCTGAGTTTCGGTGCGCTCATCGCAAAGGCCACGGAATCCGAGGCAGAGAATCTTAAAGTCATACCCATTGGCAGCGAAGGATCGCTGACCTGGAGCACCGAAGTCCGCTTACGCTATGATGCGCACGAAAACCGATTCTTGAAAGAAAACCAGGATGATCGGCAGTCCCTCTTCCGCGGCATCCTGGGGGCGGATCTCAGGCTGAATCCTAACCTGAGAATCTTGAGCGAAGTAGGTGCCGCGCATGTGGACAGGAATCGTCGCCTCGCTCCGCCAAACTTTGAAAATGAGGCTTCCCTGCAGCAGCTTTTCATCGAAGCGCGCGGATCCACTGGTTCCGCTCTGGTCGGCGTCATGATCGGACGCCAGGAATTTTCGGATGGACCAAGACAGCTCATAAGCCTCAGCGATGGTCCCAACCTGCACCGCACCTGGAATGGTGTGCGTGTCTATGCAAACGATTCGCGTTGCCGCCTCAGCGGATACGATCTGCGTATAACGCGGCTGGAGCGTGGATCCTTTGACGAAAGAATGGATAAAGACGAAAGGATAAGCGGACTGAATGCCAGCTTCATCATCTCGCCCGAGGGTGAAGCGGATATCCTTGTGGATCCCTTCTATATTCAAAGTGAAAATCCTCAATTCCGATCAGGGAAAAACCTTGGCCTGGATGAGCGCCATACCTTGGGAATAAGGACTTGGGGCCGACATGATGACCTTCGATTCGATTGGACCCTCGCCCTTCAGAAGGGGACGTTCATGTCCCGCCGAGTTCAGGCCTGGGGAGTCTTTGCAACTCAAAGTCTGACTCTTTCCCAGGAGGGATGGCAAGATCCTAGGTGCCATGGAGCATTGGTTTGGGCGGCACATGGCGACATTTTCTCC
This genomic window from Oligoflexus sp. contains:
- a CDS encoding LysR family transcriptional regulator translates to MARPDLNLLVTLDVLLAEGNVARAAQRLRLSPSAMSRALARLRETTGDPLLVRAGRGLVPTPRALELRERVSQLVVDTEAVLRPAEKLNLMKLQRTFTLRTGDGFIENFGPELISRVNKEAPGVKLRFLLKPDKEIAPLRDGTVDLETGVVDKTIGPELHTQALFRDSFVGVVRLGHPLSKGAMTPVRFASGQHIFVSRRGTDRGQMDDALKMLGLERNITTIVTGFSAAVALVRGTELIASVPERHTRNLRMGVHSFPLPVAVPDITVSMLWHPRLHADPAHRWLRGCLRDICATPAKKAT
- a CDS encoding MFS transporter, yielding METRSAQTQEPSTYWPLATLSLSMLMPSLETSIANAGLPTLAQAFDASFQEVQWVVLSYLLVITTMIVSVGRFGDIIGRRRLLLSGVLLFTLASLLCGWAPSLWILVAARAAQGLGAATMMALTLAMVGGTVSKEKTGSAMGLLGTMSALGTTLGPSLGGILITEFGWHTIFLINVPLGLLNFFLIMRYLPRDRKQPQAAAAGFDIAGMLILAATLAAYSLAMTIGHGRLDPLNLTLLGLAFLGALLFVFHELKTASPLIQFTMFQDSSLSAGLAMSGLVATVMMTTLVVGPFYLSSALGLKPAWVGFALSTGPLVAAVTGLPAGRIVDAWGTRRMTLLGLGGMAAGAFLLSLLPQAFGIAGYLVPIAMMTSSYALFQAANNTQIMTGIRPERRGVISGLLSLSRNLGLITGASAMGAIFAAASQATELTRADPEAVAQGMHFTFAVAGGLIVLALGIATVSRRFSQNRLSNA
- a CDS encoding alginate export family protein, translating into MLLGSPLSFGALIAKATESEAENLKVIPIGSEGSLTWSTEVRLRYDAHENRFLKENQDDRQSLFRGILGADLRLNPNLRILSEVGAAHVDRNRRLAPPNFENEASLQQLFIEARGSTGSALVGVMIGRQEFSDGPRQLISLSDGPNLHRTWNGVRVYANDSRCRLSGYDLRITRLERGSFDERMDKDERISGLNASFIISPEGEADILVDPFYIQSENPQFRSGKNLGLDERHTLGIRTWGRHDDLRFDWTLALQKGTFMSRRVQAWGVFATQSLTLSQEGWQDPRCHGALVWAAHGDIFSRRLGHYRNWKHAFAGRD